The Theileria orientalis strain Shintoku DNA, chromosome 3, complete genome genome window below encodes:
- a CDS encoding uncharacterized protein (protein of unknown function DUF529 repeat containing protein) encodes MYIWIVFKSLVYILLFWKKFVLTDPDAGPPAESKKPVDLNIKSATKSTDKFEYKKDEQFSTYTAKEGHGFKILKEDNTTIWEASDDASFSAKVEVETMGDGRAATVYLDENSSRIFIRSGTGKPWTEIDKSKVTPKSINVDYPTNSHFYTNTLDNGVRTFIAREGFAFNAANKYVNNNKIELWKTDDESQFSTKVVNDGNKVTIHLPDGTEKVVEKGSDGKWPGEGSGDSQSAKKADPAPSSSAPPKKKNGIDINLKSDTKSGRKFNFEKDGKIITYTPKDNNAFKMVKDDKAEIWRAGDFSNYAEKLEVDTMNDDAKAISIHMSGDKKRVFMKDSKSQPWKEIDITKVNAKSVNINYEHTCYFYSNKLENGVRTFTAKSGFMFNHVRCLFNNEWVDIWKTDDESQYCLKVVAESDKVTIFKGLDDVSKVFNKVADDKWEEAALPASASAADPSGASTIIFDSDDENDIVISELTQPKPVSTPSQAPKPIHTTTLPPQPQQQAPKSRDQRRTLPPGEQPQEITILIEGTTPNDTSRYTVKEGDNLGDVEYIIKKGSVCNEVKVEGSTVWKSGDDQIPQAFLVSYNRAGGQLSITGLNRLASYRKQDNGSWTRTSASDLTAPLQIDSLSSEDERGDIAQPTPSDSQDSGVGMAQLVPHLTPRRQPPQLSTVTKTALHILLCSSLSAENIIADLDRGLHVSDFKFIHMAMWKPFYGTVDVNVPLLSRPLFALVNTDDGWASQYIGKIEDDFCFPRLSHQPLTTVLLTPYRITNQTSISYILFYLPFNLLHLCKQFYPRSLNVSIIPGIPLISNKTVI; translated from the exons atgtatatatggATCGTATTTAAATCGCTAGTATATATCCTACTTTTCTGGaaaaaatttgttttaactGACCCCGATGCGGGTCCGCCTGCCGAGTCCAAAAAACCCGTGGATCTCAACATAAAATCGGCCACCAAGTCCACCGACAAgtttgaatataaaaaggacGAGCAATTTTCAACCTATACCGCTAAGGAAGGTCACGGTTTTAAAATCCTCAAGGAAGATAATACCACTATATGGGAGGCCAGTGACGATGCCAGCTTCTCCGCCAAGGTGGAAGTGGAAACTATGGGTGACGGCAGAGCTGCCACTGTTTACCTAGATGAAAACAGCTCAAGGATTTTCATCAGAAGTGGCACCGGCAAGCCTTGGACTGAAATTGACAAATCGAAAGTAACTCCTAAGTCAATTAACGTCGATTATCCCACCAATAGCCATTTCTACACCAACACACTTGACAATGGCGTCAGAACATTTATAGCCCGGGAGGGCTTCGCCTTCAACGCTGCCAACAAATAtgtcaacaacaacaagatCGAGCTTTGGAAAACTGATGATGAGAGCCAGTTCTCGACCAAGGTCGTTAACGACGGCAACAAAGTAACAATCCATTTACCCGACGGCACTGAAAAGGTGGTTGAGAAGGGATCTGACGGCAAATGGCCAGGCGAGGGTTCTGGCGATAGTCAGTCAGCCAAAAAAGCTGATCCAGCGCCCAGTTCCTCAGCTCCGCCCAAGAAGAAAAACGGTATCGATATCAACCTTAAGTCCGACACTAAGTCTGGCAGAAAGTTTAACTTCGAAAAGGACGGCAAAATCATTACCTATACTCCCAAGGACAACAACGCCTTCAAAATGGTTAAGGACGACAAGGCTGAGATTTGGAGGGCTGGCGACTTCAGCAATTATGCTGAAAAGCTCGAAGTCGACACCATGAACGACGACGCCAAGGCTATTTCCATTCACATGAGTGGCGATAAGAAGCGCGTCTTCATGAAGGACTCCAAGAGCCAACCCTGGAAAGAAATTGACATCACCAAGGTCAACGCCAAGTCTGTCAACATCAACTACGAGCACACCTGCTACTTCTACTCCAACAAGCTCGAAAACGGTGTTAGAACGTTTACAGCTAAATCTGGATTTATGTTCAACCACGTCAGGTGCCTTTTCAACAACGAGTGGGTTGACATTTGGAAAACCGACGATGAGAGCCAGTATTGCCTAAAGGTCGTTGCTGAGTCCGATAAGGTAACCATCTTCAAAGGTCTTGACGACGTTTCAAAGGTCTTTAACAAGGTGGCTGACGACAAGTGGGAAGAGGCCGCCCTTCCTGCTAGTGCCTCCGCTGCAGATCCCTCTGGAGCCTCCACCATAATTTTCGACTCTGACGACGAGAACGACATCGTCATCTCCGAACTGACTCAACCCAAGCCTGTTTCCACTCCTAGCCAAGCACCCAAGCCTATTCACACTACTACCCTACCACCCCAGCCTCAGCAACAAGCTCCGAAGTCCAGGGATCAGCGCAGAACCCTACCTCCAGGCGAACAGCCTCAGGAAATCACCATTTTGATCGAGGGCACCACTCCCAACGACACCTCCAGGTACACCGTCAAGGAGGGCGACAACCTAGGCGACGTCGAGTACATTATTAAGAAGGGGAGCGTCTGCAACGAGGTTAAGGTCGAAGGATCGACTGTTTGGAAGTCAGGGGACGATCAAATTCCCCAGGCTTTCCTCGTCAGTTACAACCGTGCTGGAGGCCAGTTGTCAATTACCGGCCTGAACCGACTCGCCTCCTATCGCAAGCAAGATAACGGCTCCTGGACCAGAACCTCCGCTTCCGATCTCACTGCTCCACTGCAGATCGATTCACTCAGTTCCGAAGACGAGAGGGGCGATATAGCGCAACCCACGCCCTCTGACTCACAGGATTCTGGCGTTGGCATGGCTCAACTCGTTCCCCATCTCACTCCGAGAAGACAGCCTCCTCAGCTTAGCACTGTTACCAAAACTGCTTTGCACATCCTCCTCTGTAGTAGTCTGTCTGCTGAAAACATCATCGCCGATTTAGACCGTGGCCTCCACGTTTCCGACTTCAAGTTCATCCACATGGCCATGTGGAAGCCCTTCTACGGAACCGTGGACGTCAACGTGCCCTTGCTGTCCAGGCCTCTATTTGCCCTTGTCAACACTGACGACGGCTGGGCCTCCCAGTACATCGGCAAGATCGAG GACGACTTCTGCTTCCCGAGACTATCGCATCAACCACTGACGACTGTGTTGTTAACACCTTATCGCATCACTAACCAGACTTCAATATcctacattttattttatttgccATTCAACTTACTCCATTTGTGCAAACAGTTTTATCCTCGTAGTCTCAATGTTTCCATTATCCCAGGCATCCCTCTCATCAGTAACAAAACAGTGATTTAG
- a CDS encoding ribosomal protein L18 gives MILIVILTLGLADTFTHSKTSLYLSEPLRNLSKSRLLLERKIFGPQDSFELFLSKRSILNGYPKRRKEYKRPHWYDSFEEEVEKEPLGPYCSKLTKDVIEGKRRLRLTLKKTKKQMYATIFDDVTRETLCFVATNFKYLSHIFGTVPTKNPKILRNKGGNIKAAYELGKLIGKQALSRGISKVFFDRAGYRYQGRVEALAIGARKVGLEF, from the exons ATGATattaattgtaattttGACACTTGGATTGGCTGACACATTCACACATAGTAAGACTAGTTTATATCTAAGTGAACCTTTAAgaaatttaagtaaatcTCGTCTTTTACTTGaaagaaaaatatttgGTCCCCAAGACTCTTTTGAATTGTTTTTGTCCAAAAGAAGTATACTAAATGGCTACCCTAAACGTAgaaaagaatataaaaga cCTCATTGGTATGATTCatttgaagaagaagttgagAAGGAACCACTTGGACCTTACTGTAGTAAATTAACTAAAGATGTAATAGAAGGTAAAAGAAGACTGAGACTTACATTGAAAAAAACGAAGAAACAAATGTATGCAACAATCTTCGACGATGTTACCAGAGAAACACTGTGTTTTGTAGCAACCAACTTCAAATACCTATCGCACATTTTTGGGACAGTTCCGACAAAAAATC CAAAAATTCTAAGGAATAAAGGAGGAAACATAAAAGCAGCATATGAATTGGGAAAATTAATTGGAAAACAGGCGTTATCAAGAGGAATTTCAAAAGTGTTCTTTGATCGTGCTGGATACAG ATACCAAGGAAGAGTTGAAGCTCTAGCAATAGGAGCAAGGAAGGTCGGACttgaattttaa
- a CDS encoding uncharacterized protein (protein of unknown function DUF529 repeat containing protein), which produces MRLYTLVAFIITYSISQRVRNLVVHAKNELGSSGGGTQSCSSSGYHTTSDSENTKLKSIELDVKNTESKDNYKCLKKDGSAKYTPKSGYGFSSVKKSGSCCSNTVDEVWNTKEPTDYATAVVRDGTGSCSNMSKVTIFTGTNHRHFTKADSKYVLDSDIRVYGNDASNTLTELTSTQYTQNHDNDLFRFKFNDNTKCTEVKFIHRSIEKADSVKILLNKASVWKHDKSKHGDQYPKDLKYYWPDKMSINFEHAFIVHSKNEEAKWDEGHLFDFKLYVKDTNNLKELDATAYELTQDNQEFLFTFKDEVKLEEVKHKGKELWKHDSDKHGDKYPKLLKYATDKLALSFDDTFVVYTKNVDGKLGNESCFDFKLFSMESNNLKEMGVTAYDLINQDNEHVFKFKDEHKCAMVKHKVDELWKHDNSKIDGKYPKLLKYVPDKLALFFDDLFVVYTKGDDGKLKNEHLFDFKLYSKSSDNNIEEIALTTFDITDQDNAILFNFKDVKIVKVTHKGKELWKHDSNNHGDKYPLKLSYNKDGSKILINFEGFFASCIKDGDGYKVIEFFELDILSTSSTSYFQCDSQNFEITFTIKTGMICGLVKIGNKKIYEPDYPEDVVSKIVLYKNLQQENRYFDVYLLNENLKRFEKKENSDEWHRKFNPLNLDIKRNENSLYFEYTTEDNGFTYTAKHNVGFIKVITGKKKVWESKGANEYGLKVKVSGSEDTPEVKILMYNGEEKVFNVTDDQSTT; this is translated from the coding sequence ATGAGATTGTACACACTTGTGGCATTCATAATTACCTACTCCATATCGCAAAGAGTGAGGAATTTAGTGGTACATGCTAAAAATGAATTGGGTTCATCCGGAGGTGGAACTCAGTCTTGTTCTAGTTCAGGTTATCATACCACATCCGACTCTGAAAATACTAAGTTAAAGTCAATCGAACTAGATGTTAAAAACACTGAATCAAAAGATAATTATAAGTGCCTTAAGAAAGACGGGTCTGCCAAATACACACCTAAATCTGGGTACGGATTTTCATCAGTTAAGAAGTCTGGTAGCTGCTGTTCCAACACAGTAGATGAAGTGTGGAATACAAAAGAGCCTACAGATTATGCCACTGCAGTTGTTAGAGATGGAACAGGTTCATGCTCAAACATGAGTAAAGTTACAATATTTACCGGTACCAACCACAGACACTTTACCAAGGCAGACAGCAAATATGTTCTAGACTCCGATATCCGAGTATATGGGAACGATGCTTCCAATACATTAACTGAACTTACTTCCACACAATACACACAGAATCATGACAACGACTTATTTAGATTTAAGTTCAACGATAACACAAAGTGTACTGAAGTCAAGTTTATCCATAGGAGTATAGAAAAAGCAGATTCAGTCAAAATCCTTCTTAATAAGGCATCTGTATGGAAACATGACAAAAGTAAACATGGCGATCAATATCCTAAAGATCTCAAATACTACTGGCCCGATAAGATGTCTATTAACTTCGAACACGCGTTTATAGTTCATTCAAAAAATGAAGAGGCCAAATGGGATGAAGGACATCTATTTGACTTTAAATTGTATGTTAAAGATACTAATAACTTGAAGGAACTAGATGCCACAGCTTATGAATTAACTCAAGACAACCAAGAATTCCTTTTTACCTTTAAAGATGAAGTTAAGCTTGAGGAGGTCAAACATAAGGGCAAGGAGCTGTGGAAACACGATAGTGATAAACATGGAGACAAATATCCTAAACTACTCAAATACGCCACTGATAAACTGGCACTGAGTTTCGACGATACATTTGTGGTTTATACCAAAAATGTTGATGGGAAATTGGGTAATGAGAGTTGTTTCGACTTTAAACTGTTTTCCATGGAATCTAATAATTTGAAGGAAATGGGTGTTACAGCCTAcgatttaataaatcaagACAATGAGCACGTGTTTAAATTCAAGGATGAACATAAATGTGCAATGGTAAAACATAAGGTCGATGAATTGTGGAAACACGATAACAGTAAGATTGACGGCAAATATCCTAAACTACTCAAATATGTTCCTGATAAACTGGCACTATTTTTTGATGATTTATTTGTGGTCTATACCAAGGGTGATGATGGCAAATTGAAAAACGAACATCTATTTGACTTTAAATTGTATAGCAAGAGTTCTGACAATAATATTGAAGAAATTGCCCTTACAACCTTTGATATAACCGATCAGGACAATGCGatcctttttaattttaaagatgTAAAGATTGTCAAGGTTACACATAAGGGCAAGGAATTGTGGAAACATGACTCCAATAATCATGGAGATAAATACCCACTCAAATTGTCATACAATAAGGATGGTTCCAAGATATTGATTAATTTTGAAGGATTTTTTGCATCCTGTATCAAGGATGGTGACGGATATAAGGTAATCGAATTCTTTGAATTAGATATATTATCAACTTCTTCCACCTCCTATTTCCAATGCGATTCCCAGAATTTTGAAATCACATTTACCATAAAAACAGGCATGATATGTGGGTTGGTTAAAATAGGTAATAAAAAGATTTATGAGCCAGATTACCCAGAAGATGTTGTGTCGAAGATCGTGTTATACAAGAATTTACAACAAGAAAATAGATACtttgatgtgtatttgCTAAACGAAAACCTTAAGCGTtttgaaaagaaggaaaattCTGATGAGTGGCATAGGAAGTTTAATCCATTAAATTTGGATATTAAAAGAAACGAAAATTCGTTATACTTCGAATACACCACAGAGGACAATGGTTTTACATATACCGCTAAACATAACGTAGGATTTATTAAAGTGATCACTGGAAAGAAGAAAGTCTGGGAATCTAAGGGCGCCAATGAATATGGCTTAAAGGTTAAAGTGAGTGGGTCTGAAGATACCCCCGAGGTAAAGATCCTTATGTATAACGGTGAGGAGAAGGTTTTCAATGTTACTGATGACCAATCTACCACCTAG
- a CDS encoding uncharacterized protein (Sec1-like protein family protein) yields MSLKQAAKERLLWAIKQVVIPFGRIIMLVDPKSLKVISSCCSVSDLLDEGVDLVELLTKKREPLKGKYVLCMLSDDFSYLDLLLKDFARGKERYMGVFIMFNCHLKDDSVLKKIAAQMDFDKVLGCFELHMNFVTFESNVFFTQNYYFKDLYNMLASQSTYAGLNSGRQAPNDGGRTSASLQEYVDKVASRVASVCSVLNVQPKVSFYKTKYGVTGMVASAVERLLITTLDAKASTNSELIIFDRSVDFSPLFIHEYTYQAFIYDLVQIDYCTYQDEQAEPQLDRAGSSLKRSPRMDKFDNCFKYKLITASNKDEVKEALLDPEQDFLYKEYMHLHIQQVNAKVSEEINKISDDTTSQGKSDSSMQNTLDLVRRLPNYQYTFDKCWAHLRLSERCFKYVESRQLVKVGVVEQMIATNMDSSGKHVSHSKCLEKLQEALAEPLDDNDKVRLILLYLTNYTNLTRAHLSKLTLRLSPRALSVLNNVLSRLPVTSLSSGDPANAGETDYWAQEQSHSDSRSKDRDKDDKSKDSKVVHRIEKGELYNYYKKVHSEYELSRYLSEIIFVLLQYVNHHFSHPLIQSATQGPPPGEKKHKNHDNLESFNMLLKSGHEERKKLIVYVLGGISFSECREIYRLCERKNVDVYLGGDEILIPSKLMEEFSN; encoded by the exons ATGTCACTAAAACAGGCTGCGAAGGAAA GGCTGCTTTGGGCAATAAAGCAGGTGGTCATACCCTTCGGGAGGATAATCATGCTCGTTGACCCGAAAAGCCTTAAGGTTATCTCCTCCTGTTGTTCTGTGAGTGACCTTCTGGACGAGGGAGTGGACCtggtggagctgctgacgaaAAAGCGGGAGCCGCTGAAGGGGAAGTACGTGCTGTGTATGCTGAGCGACGACTTTTCGTacctggacctgctgctgaaggactTCGCGCGAGGAAAGGAGCGCTACATGGGCGTCTTCATAATGTTTAACTGCCACCTGAAGGACGACTCTGTACTGAAGAAGATAGCGGCGCAGATGGACTTCGATAAGGTGCTGGGCTGCTTTGAGCTGCACATGAACTTCGTGACGTTCGAGTCCAATGTGTTCTTCACGCAAAACTACTACTTCAAGGACCTGTATAACATGCTGGCGTCGCAGAGCACGTACGCGGGGCTCAACTCAGGAAGGCAGGCCCCGAACGACGGGGGAAGGACGAGCGCAAGCCTGCAGGAGTACGTCGACAAGGTGGCGAGCAGAGTCGCCAGCGTCTGCTCAGTCTTGAACGTGCAGCCGAAGGTGAGCTTTTACAAAACCAAGTACGGAGTGACGGGCATGGTGGCCTCGGCAGTGGAGCGCCTGCTGATCACGACGCTCGACGCGAAGGCCTCGACCAACAGCGAGCTGATCATTTTCGACAGGTCAGTCGACTTCTCGCCGCTGTTCATACACGAGTACACGTACCAGGCGTTCATCTACGACCTCGTGCAGATAGATTACTGCACGTACCAGGACGAGCAGGCGGAGCCGCAGCTGGACAGGGCAGGCTCGAGCTTGAAGAGGAGCCCGAGAATGGACAAGTTCGACAACTGCTTCAAGTACAAGCTGATCACGGCCTCGAACAAGGACGAGGTGAAGGAGGCGCTGCTGGACCCGGAGCAGGACTTCCTGTACAAGGAGTACATGCACCTGCACATCCAGCAGGTCAACGCGAAGGTGTCGGAGGAGATCAACAAGATCTCGGACGACACCACGAGCCAGGGGAAAAGCGACTCGAGCATGCAGAACAcgctggacctggtgaGAAGGCTGCCCAACTACCAGTACACCTTCGACAAGTGCTGGGCGCACCTGCGCCTCAGCGAGCGCTGCTTCAAGTACGTCGAGTCCCGGCagctggtgaaggtggGCGTGGTCGAGCAGATGATCGCAACCAACATGGACTCGAGCGGGAAGCACGTGAGCCACTCGAAGTGCCTCGAGAAGCTGCAGGAGGCGCTGGCGGAGCCGCTGGACGACAACGACAAGGTGCGCCTGATTCTGCTCTACCTCACCAACTACACAAACCTGACGAGGGCGCacctgtcgaagctgaCGCTGAGGCTGTCGCCGAGGGCGCTCAGCGTGCTGAACAACGTCCTTTCGAGGCTGCCAGTGACGAGCCTGAGCTCCGGGGACCCTGCGAACGCCGGCGAGACTGACTACTGGGCGCAGGAGCAGTCGCATTCGGACTCCAGGAGCAAGGACAGGGACAAGGACGACAAGAGCAAGGACAGCAAGGTGGTCCACAGGATAGAAAAGGGCGAGCTgtacaactactacaagaAGGTGCACTCGGAGTACGAGCTCTCGCGCTACCTCTCGGAGATCATCTTCGTGCTCCTCCAGTACGTCAACCACCACTTCTCGCACCCGCTCATACAGTCGGCCACGCAGGGCCCGCCTCCGGGGGAGAAGAAGCACAAGAATCACGACAACCTGGAGAGCTTCAACATGCTCCTCAAGAGCGGCCACGAGGAGCGCAAGAAGCTGATCGTATACGTCCTCGGCGGCATAAGCTTCTCCGAGTGCCGCGAGATCTACAGACTCTGCGAACGCAAGAACGTGGATGTGTACTTGGGAGGCGACGAGATTCTGATCCCCTCGAAGCTGATGGAGGAGTTCAGCAACTAG